One genomic region from Metallosphaera tengchongensis encodes:
- a CDS encoding alcohol dehydrogenase catalytic domain-containing protein gives MKALVFEKSGLESLELREVPNPSVGDTDVRIAVKMASVNPVDIMSVESLKVYPIPHIPGSEFFGVVEEVGKKVSHVSPGDRVAVYTRLFDGTCRSCLRGDQTYCKAGKRIGVESQGGYAEEIVVPGTNVVRSDLPDEILASLPIAMLTPYHALKSAGVSSSDVVVVVGASGNTGMFAVQLGKLLGATVIAISAKPWVKELGADYVLDYQEAEEAVREITFGDMASVVVNSLGGKYWDLSLRLLGNHGRLVTFGSLTGGNVNLNINDIYLKHASIIGTNRGSMGDLMELLKIAGKLQVRTWKVFPLEQGRFAMEQFKSSDRKGRIFIRIN, from the coding sequence TATTTGAGAAGAGTGGGCTAGAAAGCTTAGAACTAAGGGAGGTCCCAAATCCCAGTGTAGGGGACACAGATGTCAGGATAGCTGTGAAGATGGCATCCGTTAACCCCGTGGACATCATGTCAGTCGAATCCCTCAAGGTATACCCGATCCCGCACATACCAGGGTCAGAGTTCTTCGGTGTCGTCGAGGAGGTTGGTAAGAAAGTTTCACATGTGTCCCCAGGAGATAGGGTGGCAGTCTACACAAGGCTTTTCGACGGTACTTGTAGGTCTTGTTTGCGTGGGGATCAGACCTACTGTAAAGCCGGTAAAAGAATAGGGGTAGAGAGTCAGGGAGGTTACGCTGAGGAAATCGTGGTACCGGGGACTAACGTGGTAAGGTCAGACCTTCCAGATGAAATCCTAGCAAGCCTGCCTATAGCTATGCTTACTCCATATCACGCGCTCAAGAGTGCTGGCGTTAGTAGCTCAGACGTGGTGGTAGTAGTTGGGGCCTCTGGAAATACTGGGATGTTCGCAGTCCAGTTGGGAAAACTTTTGGGGGCAACGGTCATAGCCATAAGCGCAAAGCCTTGGGTTAAGGAGCTCGGTGCAGATTATGTACTTGACTACCAGGAGGCTGAGGAAGCGGTAAGGGAGATAACTTTTGGGGATATGGCTTCAGTTGTGGTTAACTCCCTAGGTGGAAAGTATTGGGATTTGAGTCTAAGACTGCTAGGCAATCACGGTAGACTGGTTACCTTCGGTTCCTTGACAGGAGGAAACGTTAACTTAAACATCAACGATATTTACCTAAAGCACGCCTCAATCATAGGTACCAACAGGGGGAGCATGGGGGATCTCATGGAACTCTTAAAAATCGCTGGGAAGCTGCAGGTAAGGACTTGGAAGGTATTTCCTTTGGAGCAGGGCAGGTTCGCCATGGAGCAGTTTAAGTCCAGCGATAGGAAAGGCAGAATATTTATAAGAATTAACTAG